ttaatatctccgttccgacgcattccACGActaacctacatatggtagagAGTAAACAactcctatgggtttttggtatttgcatttaaatgtatttttcgaACTGTGTGCATGTTTCCTTGTTTGGTTCATTCAAACGctataaatgtaaaagaaaaaaacatgttCGGTATTGTTAACGGAGCAGGCAAATCCaacagttaattaaaaatataatttacccaTTTAAGTAAATCATAACGCCTGTGTAAGTCGTGCATTTAGTTTGCACTTATAACTAATGGTACCTATCTAATGtgtataaggaaaaatattattaacacgTATGACGACTGTAAGCTCGATAAAAACTGCAACGAATAACAAAAACTACACTGTTTTTATTCGGGATATGGACGGCTGTAGAAATTGTCACGTACACATTTATGGCGTTGCTCTAATTACTAAGATTCTATTTGGCGAAGCGTCGTTGAGCAATTTCGTAAAGGTCAAAGTTTTTATAGAGCAgtctaaacattatttttcaagtGTTCGATGccacatattattttgtatacgCGTCTCAGACATCCCACAGCTTCGGCCGGTACCTTTACGCAggaattctaaaaataaacgtgACTCCATTGACtcttgtaatttaaaatcgtatGGGCCCCAAACAACTGTGATCTTGATTGTCTTTGAAATTACTTTGttgttgaatttatttgatCAATCAACCTCGTGTGTTTAATTACAGCAACATTTAAACGAAGGTGCGAAACAAATGGGAGTGTTGAACTCATCGATAGGTTCGTTGGAACGAGCGAGGAGATCGTACGAGCGGGCAGCCAGGGAGTCCGAGCGAGCGCTGGAGACCTTCCAAAAGGCAGACGCCGACCTTAATCTGAGGTGATTATCTAATAGACTACTTCACCGATAATACTGTCTTGACCCACAAACTGTACAGCTGATTAAACAGTGCGTAAAGTGTACAGCGAATTGTTAACGCCGTGGTAATCGAATTTTAATGCcgtgttatttcaatgttaacTTGATTTTCTTGTCATCGGAGTTAGTTTTACGGATAATTTTTTCGTTAAAGAGTTTGGTAATGTTACGCCGTATCATGCGTGCGTAAGTTGGCAGCAAGAAAATATTCTTGACCTCATAAACAATGCGATGGCAAGTTGGCATACATTCAATACTTAATGCGGTacaatataaaatgtagtaGGCTTGAATATGTCATTGGCTCTTAAGTAGGTTTTGTGCCATTGTGACCtttttgtctataaaaataaataatgtgaaacATAAACTTGCATGCAATATGCAATCAACTTTAATAGCCGTATGTTGGTCGTTCACTTGATATACGAGCCAAATAGAAAACTTCAGTTAGGACCGTTGCCGATACTGTTGCGGTTAAACCATTGGCCTatcaatagaatataatattatatttatgaccATATACATCCACGTGAACTTTAATTAAACGCTAAATTCATTTAATGATGAAGCAAAATGCTCTGGTAAATACGGATTCCATAAGCGATTAAGCGAATGATTTACCTATACAATGTGTAGGGGATAACCGACTAgggataataattattattaggtacctactacccaCATAACTACATAACGTTTtactcaatttattatttaatttttggtctaagccggtaaacgggcagacggatcacctgatggtaagcaatcgccgccgctcatggacacccgaaacaccagaggcgttataagtgcgttgccggcctttgagggttaggaatttaagggttgttggggaatcggggcttgggaagattgggaaggggggtaattgggcctctggtaacctcacacatAACGTACGTCGgttttcacttcggttttctgtggggctgaagcatagctctcccacacttatttacTTAGGTATCAGAGATTCGACCTTCTATCGGTCGAGAAAACAAGAACTAGTTAATAAAAGCAATATACTTTAACATTTCAATCTGTATATCAATTAGTTTTAGCTTTGCAATCAAATTGATTTTAGTATAAAGCTATTGTAAAGAATAATTGATTTGGAATCAAAACTGCTGAAGCAATTAAACCATACAGTTAATAACTACTACATTAAAACACCAGGAACTTAAACCACCATATTATAAGTGaacattaattacaaataaGAAATATGGCTCACTTAATAGCCTTTTAGCTGGTAAACAGCAAATTGCAAGTACAGGCAAGCGTATGAACGGTACCTACCGTCTCatccatgaagcaagtacaaagaggagatgccataatgtgattgtgcactgtgacacaaaaaatctGCCCTACccaatgatattttaagtaaaaaggcGTAAATTGGTTACCCAAATGAAAgtgtcacattaaaatgtggacaattagcAAAGTTATTGTAACAAGTATGGGACCGCTATGAAACATAGAGTAGGTCGTGGTTTGTAAAGTCCCGCGTTCCCCATAAAGTGTaatgcattatgttaaaggaaaatccagttatgatatctcctctttgtatttgcttcttGGTCTCATCTAAAAATAGGTTTATAGGCAtctttatgattttatttaaccGCAAGAACATTATATTACAGTCGGGCAGAGGTAGAAAAACAGAAAGCAAATATGAAACTCCGGAGTCAAGCGTGTGAAGATGCTAAACAGGAGTATATGGATCAGCTGCGGAAGACAAATGATGCGCAAAGGCAACACTATGAACAACGGCTGCCACATGTATTTAAACAGTTACAGGTTAGTTCCCATTTTGAGACTTTTTCTTTATTCACAATGGGTTTATTTTGCCTGGCGGTAAGCAGGCCTGTCCATAAGTAACCTAATCACTAGGCTCAGGAGTTATATTCTTCGGGAAATAGACGCCTGACAAAGAAAAAACCACTTCTTAGTGGTTCCTATAATTTCTTTCCTTCTTATCTATGTTTGCTATAGGTCTTCTTTTACCAGAATTCCgtttttattcatttcatattaaactTGTTCCTTGGTCCCATTTCTCTTTGATTTGACCAGCCATTtccattttataaatgttttgcCTTGCctaaattgtgtttgtttttaaatatatttaatacttaatatagATTTCTGTTTACGATAAAGTAAAAgcataaacaattttaaataagcaTACAGTTCAGAATGATTCTGGTTTCTAAGTTTTTATGTTTCAAatcatttgaataattatgactaatgttattgaaaaattattacCCATGTTTTATAGCTGATTAACACGATAAACAGTTTTTTCACTTCAGAGAtaaggtaataaaatataaatatcgtgACTTTAGTTCGCTTAATGACCAAACTATATTTCACACATAAAAGCGCTTTTGAGTTTACTATATCTGTGCTTTGGTTTCGTGTGACAAAGTCCGTTGGGACGCAATCTGCATCCAAAAATAATCTCCTAGGCTTGATAAATTACTCTCTAATGATTTACCTACTAACACGAGAAATactgaacaatattttaataaatttaaagtccaatttctttaatattaatcaCTTTTATCGCTTGATATTACAAGAATAATGTTGTCTTAATTTAATGCCAATTTGTCAGGAATTATAATTCATCATCCTAACACGAGGATATATGAATACTGTCAGCTTGCTTGCGACTGGttttgtatcaaaatgtccgtatattacgaaatattttatgaatggcATGCTTGTAACTTTCTTATGGGACGTGAATCTTGaagaaattatgtaaaatgGTGGGCCTTAGTGCAACCACTTTGTATAGTGCATTCTGGCGGGGCGCCAACTAGGTCATATGGAACAGACGTACATAAAACAAGACCACTATTTTCGTATAATACGGAAACTTGTTTATACTCTAAcacgtaattattttttgcaGGATTTAGACGAGaaaaggataaaaaatataaagaacttCATGCTAAGTTCTGTGGATGTGGAAAGGAAGGTGTTTCCCATTATCATGCAGTGCCTCGACGGTATGGAGACGGCTGCGAATAGTATTAATGAAAAAGAGGTAATactgttgtttatttactttatgagTAATGCCATTACATTATTGGTTTTCTTAGTACATTGGtacttaaacaaattataataataaatgatcaCGTAAAATATGGTAATGAAAAGCCTTTGATGGTAAATAACACACAATTACCgtagtaaataagtaatgtcAATAGAGTTTTCTGTGGTTTAAAGAatccatttgttttttatatgaaactgcGTTTTAATACTCAGACAGAGATATTTATAGCTTCACATCGATTGCATATACTTGTAAAACCTAAGTAATGATTACACAGTAGTCAAACAACGACTCATACAAGTAATACTATCTGAAACTTGAGATAATTACGTTCCTCTTCATACTGCGCCGAGTTTGTGTATTGATATCCTGATTGTTATTTTACCCACTTATGTTTTACACGTGTAATGAATATTCTATGTAGTCTGCTTACATCGTGACCATCTCTCGagtttacataacattacaatttGTGTCACATACTGTATCGCTTGTTGATCAACTACCAACAGACTAATAATAACTTTGACTTAAGTGTCGTGATGTTCCCATGATAGATAGCTACTtaatatcaaagaaaataagttttattagcagaatattaaacattttataatgatcGTTAACCAAGAAATGGGTTAGAGTAATACTAACGGCGAATTTTATGGCCCATAGCAATCTTACGGCTTGAGCGACCTAAAAACGGACGCCATTTATATTTTGGCAccgtttgtgtttttttaactaataataaaataattgttgtttatgTTTGCAGGACACAAAATTAGTGATAGACAGGTATAAGTCTGGTTTCGTGCCGCCTGAAGATTTCCAATTTGAGGCCGCGTCTGGAGCTGATACGACAGACTCAGCGACCACCCACCACCACACACACAACCATCTGACCGCGGCGCGGGGAACCGTCTCCGGGAACAAAATCAAGAAGAGAGGAGGCCTCCTGTCCATCTTCAGCTCCAATAAGGTGAGATGAACATAATCTACCTCCATATACCAGGTCGATGGGTGCTTTGGGTTATACGTGTTGTGTACTACCAGTGGATAGTTCAATGGAGGTATCTCGTAGTCAATGGTTCCATATTATGTTATCGTTAGTCATCTATGAAGCCAGCATTGTTCTCCGCGCctatttttatatcaagtttATTCATCTGTCGTACTTTGCGTAATAATATGTGTAGCGCATATGTGAGACCTAACGCTGCTGGCTCCATTGTGtagtaaaagaatattattattaatttatatgttacATTTGTTATCTTATCGTATTCGAACATATTGTTCGTTACATTTATTTTCGAAGCCAATTATAAGGTTTTGGGGCTGTGTGCTTGAAATTGTATGGGCTTCATATcagcttattttattgtaatgaatatttaatattacgtACTTGCATGGTAtcgtactattttatttatttacatttttgtacaaTAGGATTTGATGTTATATCacttttatgttattacatTTGTTCTTTATTTACACAGCTGGCGTATAGTCATGGAACGTTATTATATTCGAATCAGTTGAATGAGGAAAACAGAAAACACGATGACTAAACGCCAGCGGTGGaggttatatattatttttattattatgtgtaaGTTGGaggtactaatttatttttatctttcaaTCCCTGTTCGATCCCTACCTAACATGGGTACAAATAACAACCAATTGATATTTTGGCTGTCGGCGTCGGTGCCATGTCATGTGGAAAATGTAAGTTGCCCCGCGGTGGTGGGGATGTAAGTCGTACGCATGAGTCACTGGCTTCTGTTACTGTTGGTCAAACAACAAGCTATTATGAATAACACCCTCTCATACAATGTTTAATACATACtttaaactttctttttttattatctgtgtacttaatttcaatgtttatttttaaacgttattGCATGACTCAGTAAAAGGTGCGTGGGCAGTTATCGGTGCCATATCGGTACTAATGTTACTGTTGTAATCGTTCGCGATAAACGGTTACTGAAAATTGTCAACACAATTAATTACGCGAATTACCGTTTGTAAACTGTGAAATTGCTGATAAcgttaatttcatttttatttttaattgataatgaGTTTAATGTAGGGATTACGCATAATGATAAAGCCTAAACACCTTGAAGAGTCATACAATAATGTTGGATGAAATCTTGACACGTTCCACTGTGAGCAATCACCCTTTTATGTTGCGTGGTGTACGTGGTCCTCGTCGGTAGGGCTTCGGTCCGGTCGGTCCGGAGGCGTGTGTGTATACCCTCATgttaatgttgtttgtttgcCTCCCCCGTCCCGCGCGCGCCGTCTAACGCTTGCAACAGAAGATTGTCGAGGCCTGCAACTCGATCAAGGTCAGTCCGGTGTGACTCGTGAGTTGTGCATTCGGTCGTGTGTGCTTGAGATTGTTTATTGGTCTGTCGACTCTGTTATTGTAACGATAGCCTCTACATTTGTATGTTTTGATTGATTGTTTGATGTTTATCTTGCGTAATTGATGTGAAGcatgattgtttttgtttgtaatcgTTAAATTTCATTTACAGCGTGTTAATTGACAGAAATAACGCTGTAAATTCGTATATGTTATTCTTGAATTGTTTATCTATCGAAGCACTTTGCCTTAATGGTCGGTAAAGATTAATAAATCTTCGACAGTTCAGTAAATCATTAGTAAGATCAATGTTGGCGTGTTTCTCACAAATCTCCGTGAATGGCATGATGTTGATCTATTTATGATGCGGCGATGAGTAATGCGATTCTTACATGAGTGGATGTGACCAGTAAACTTTCTCCGCGACACACAGTCGGTTGGTTTGTACGGCTTGGTCTAACTTACCTTGCTTGCACGGCTTTCATTGTTTTCAGCGCACTTGCATTCTCTGTAtgttttgttcataattttgttgtgactaattatttgtttagcgtgtatattatattaattattgtgtaatttatatttagatttactTCAACATGTCGTCACTTATCATTTAAATTGTAGTTTACCGGGAATGTCTGGCAGTTGGGTTTCAATACTACCTATAAAATAGTGGTGTATTTGACGGTGTCGCAGAGATATATAAGTGACAGTGTTTGTAGATATTTGCAGCATGTTTATTATGAAACATATATTTAAAGCTAAAAACAATGTAAGGATTTGTTACagagtttatttagtttttttttaaagtttgtttttaaacaggGTGGTATTTTAGTGGAGTTATCAGTTTGTGGTGAAAGGTTGCATTGCACTGTGCCATAGAATAAAGTGCTGTGTATTAAATGTGTTGGTTTGTGTTCCAGAATAACATGTCTATGGATGGAAAGGAGGATTATTCAGATTTGCCACCGAACcagaagaaaaagaaacttCAAGCAAAAGTTATGGAGTTGAGTAAGCAGGttagtatattaatttacattttccttaattctaattatagtgtacacttatttatattactatAGCCATTTAAACTTGATAAAATATCTAACATTATATGAAAAGaggatatttaaatattatgtatttaaaaagcaAATGTATTTTTGAATGAGGAAGTATTCAtggtttaataattttaccgcTGTACTTACCGCAAATAAATGGTGTGCCTAATGTGATTAAAACATTACATCATGGCTCCCGTTTCtggaaagggtaggcagagccAGCTCTCCCAAAATGCCACATGAAATGTGTAGACATTTCATGTGCAaactatactatctatactttTGTCTGAGTCCCTTTTAATAGGAATGACCCTAGTGCCATACACCCTGATGCATGTTTCTGCATTGTCATTGTGCCTGTGCAGTTATTCAcagcttatttttatattggacTAAAAATGAAGTCCAAAGAAAGtagatgataataataatcacTTAATACTATTTTATGATATCAAGGCGGAGtactatacctacttatgtGATACTTTTACACTGCAAACGCAAACACCATTTAAGTCCGGTGCATTAAGATATAACGGCTTATCATAGTAAAGTGGGTTTGTAGTGCAGATAACTTCAATGGTTTTTCAAAATGTcgttatactagctacttccgtgcggtCTCAACCGCTCTACTcgactcctattgattgtagtgtgatgttttataaccttccttgataaatggactatccaacacaaaaataaatattcaattcagAGCAGAAGTTCTGGGGATTAGcgagttcaaacaaacaagcttcttcagttttatataatagtatgagatatatttgtttacatgatatgtatgtagtagtagtacctacttaactatattttgttcttagcgaaaacaaattattattgcgTGAATCTTTTAGAATATTTGCGAAACTAAGTCATATGTTGTTAGCATtccttgaattaaataaaaacttttcctTAAATTATCCGGTTTGTTATGGGCCTTATTTGTCGGCTATTACACATTTCGACAAGCCGTTTTCGACCCTATTTTCATGGATATAagtatgaaaaagaaataattgtacTCTAAATACCTCGTTTCCCTTATTATACTTGTTTTCCTTTAACAGTACTTAATGTACGTGAgcattaaacataattataattaccctGTGTATAAATTATAGGCATTTAGATGTACCATTGTGGTTTAGGCAAATTAATAACGTTTCTACAAACATAAGTTTGATGTTTGACAAATACAAGTAGGTATGTTACCAATGCTTTGCAAGTGAAATTCGTTTGTTAGAAGTTATCATGTAACTTAAAGGGTTTCTGTGCTATGTGTTACATGTCCAATTTCTCCAAACcatcatttgtgttattgaCAAATCGCTATTTTATTCGATATTTATCCTTGATATACCATAGGCAAAGAATCCTAGgatgtaaatgtaataattaatacttcCGTTGCTTCAATGAATCCTTAGCTGCGATCGTAAACTCTAAAAACAACTTATCTTAAGTCTACCAATGAgacagtatattttatttatttttagtcgtggtcgtcccactgcagggcaaaggcctccctaccctccttccactcctctctatgcagagctttctgcggtcaatccttatcgtaggtgtcaagttcgtcccgcctTCTACTTCTGGGTTTGCCGCGACGTCTGTTTAAAGTTTAGGAAGTCTACaggttaaaattataattaattaatatgttcgTATTTTAGGTGGCTCAAGAGCAAGCGGCAATGGAAGGCCTCATGAAAATGAAAGGAGTGTACGAGACGAGCCCAGCGCTCGGAGATCCCATGACTGTAGAAGGTAACTTACATTCTTCTTTGAAAAGTGAAACAGTAAGGTTGCCTCacaaaaaagaaagatttgCTTTATTCAAATAGCATACGCATTTGTCTTTCTAGTGTGTCTAGTCATGTTATCTGATGTATTCTCATGTGCTTACTGACATGAAATGGTCAGTAcccctagtatgagtttgctttacgtttaaagtaatcgaaacgaaagcgcgttcggtgctctgattggccggttcgaataaacgtTTCAATCAGAGTAGGAAAATTTACTCTATAAATAGTGTTcatgtatttaatatattacgATATTCGCTCGCAGGTCAACTAAACGAGTGTTGCGACAAGTTGAAGAAGCTTCGTGCTCAGCTGAACAAGTTCGAGGAGTTGCTAGCCGAGGCCAACAGCCAGGTGGGCGCGCCGCCCCTACACCCCACCGCCAGGACCAATGGACAGGCGCCCACGCAGGCCACTAGGTAAATACCAAACATTCTAGAAAAagcaacgtcaagccttttatttAGGCAGAGAGTCATATTGtaacattgtacaatgtacatccagttttcaccatttgtgttataagtcccatgtaatagatgagcctattgccatatactgggcacaattccagtttCGCCCCGTGCGactactgaggaattttcgaaaatcttaaaatatcccagtaatattttgctcgATCCCGTGGCAGCAACATCGAGCAGACATTCTATTATGTTActatatgtaaaataattaaataataataggttaTAAATGCTTCAGCCGTGACCTTATGTTTTCCATTTTAAGGAAAACCATGTTACTTGGTTATCTGTTGTAAATTACGCATTAGCTGTATTTGTAGTGTAGTGATTCGATTGCATAAATGGCAGACATTCTACAAAGTTACCATctgcaaaataatataaaaataggttatAAATGCTTCAGTTCTGACCTTATGGTCTATTTTAAGGAAAACCACGTTACTTGCAAATTACGC
The genomic region above belongs to Spodoptera frugiperda isolate SF20-4 chromosome 12, AGI-APGP_CSIRO_Sfru_2.0, whole genome shotgun sequence and contains:
- the LOC118262538 gene encoding formin-binding protein 1-like isoform X1; protein product: MNWGIELWDQYDNLAAHTHKGIDFLDKYGNFVKERCAIELEYAGKLRRLVKNYQPKRKEEDEYQYTACKAFKQLLQELNDFAGQREVVAENLQSNVVRELHLLAKELREERKQHLNEGAKQMGVLNSSIGSLERARRSYERAARESERALETFQKADADLNLSRAEVEKQKANMKLRSQACEDAKQEYMDQLRKTNDAQRQHYEQRLPHVFKQLQDLDEKRIKNIKNFMLSSVDVERKVFPIIMQCLDGMETAANSINEKEDTKLVIDRYKSGFVPPEDFQFEAASGADTTDSATTHHHTHNHLTAARGTVSGNKIKKRGGLLSIFSSNKKIVEACNSIKNNMSMDGKEDYSDLPPNQKKKKLQAKVMELSKQVAQEQAAMEGLMKMKGVYETSPALGDPMTVEGQLNECCDKLKKLRAQLNKFEELLAEANSQVGAPPLHPTARTNGQAPTQATSIGSNSESLSRSASESSVSTGTGTGGAGARAAGGSPESGLGGELAAVHSDHHANGDHDHDPDNDHDNDHESDFDYYYCEPDLQPVGYCKALYAFEGIGSGSTMKMECGERLLVLETDAGDGWTRVRRHHTREEGFVPTTYIATTLYADANAH
- the LOC118262538 gene encoding formin-binding protein 1-like isoform X3, which gives rise to MNWGIELWDQYDNLAAHTHKGIDFLDKYGNFVKERCAIELEYAGKLRRLVKNYQPKRKEEDEYQYTACKAFKQLLQELNDFAGQREVVAENLQSNVVRELHLLAKELREERKQHLNEGAKQMGVLNSSIGSLERARRSYERAARESERALETFQKADADLNLSRAEVEKQKANMKLRSQACEDAKQEYMDQLRKTNDAQRQHYEQRLPHVFKQLQDLDEKRIKNIKNFMLSSVDVERKVFPIIMQCLDGMETAANSINEKEDTKLVIDRYKSGFVPPEDFQFEAASGADTTDSATTHHHTHNHLTAARGTVSGNKIKKRGGLLSIFSSNKNNMSMDGKEDYSDLPPNQKKKKLQAKVMELSKQVAQEQAAMEGLMKMKGVYETSPALGDPMTVEGQLNECCDKLKKLRAQLNKFEELLAEANSQVGAPPLHPTARTNGQAPTQATSIGSNSESLSRSASESSVSTGTGTGGAGARAAGGSPESGLGGELAAVHSDHHANGDHDHDPDNDHDNDHESDFDYYYCEPDLQPVGYCKALYAFEGIGSGSTMKMECGERLLVLETDAGDGWTRVRRHHTREEGFVPTTYIATTLYADANAH
- the LOC118262538 gene encoding formin-binding protein 1-like isoform X2 encodes the protein MNWGIELWDQYDNLAAHTHKGIDFLDKYGNFVKERCAIELEYAGKLRRLVKNYQPKRKEEDEYQYTACKAFKQLLQELNDFAGQREVVAENLQSNVVRELHLLAKELREERKQHLNEGAKQMGVLNSSIGSLERARRSYERAARESERALETFQKADADLNLSRAEVEKQKANMKLRSQACEDAKQEYMDQLRKTNDAQRQHYEQRLPHVFKQLQDLDEKRIKNIKNFMLSSVDVERKVFPIIMQCLDGMETAANSINEKEDTKLVIDRYKSGFVPPEDFQFEAASGADTTDSATTHHHTHNHLTAARGTVSGNKIKKRGGLLSIFSSNKIVEACNSIKNNMSMDGKEDYSDLPPNQKKKKLQAKVMELSKQVAQEQAAMEGLMKMKGVYETSPALGDPMTVEGQLNECCDKLKKLRAQLNKFEELLAEANSQVGAPPLHPTARTNGQAPTQATSIGSNSESLSRSASESSVSTGTGTGGAGARAAGGSPESGLGGELAAVHSDHHANGDHDHDPDNDHDNDHESDFDYYYCEPDLQPVGYCKALYAFEGIGSGSTMKMECGERLLVLETDAGDGWTRVRRHHTREEGFVPTTYIATTLYADANAH
- the LOC118262538 gene encoding formin-binding protein 1-like isoform X4, with translation MNWGIELWDQYDNLAAHTHKGIDFLDKYGNFVKERCAIELEYAGKLRRLVKNYQPKRKEEDEYQYTACKAFKQLLQELNDFAGQREVVAENLQSNVVRELHLLAKELREERKQHLNEGAKQMGVLNSSIGSLERARRSYERAARESERALETFQKADADLNLSRAEVEKQKANMKLRSQACEDAKQEYMDQLRKTNDAQRQHYEQRLPHVFKQLQDLDEKRIKNIKNFMLSSVDVERKVFPIIMQCLDGMETAANSINEKEDTKLVIDRYKSGFVPPEDFQFEAASGADTTDSATTHHHTHNHLTAARGTVSGNKIKKRGGLLSIFSSNKEDYSDLPPNQKKKKLQAKVMELSKQVAQEQAAMEGLMKMKGVYETSPALGDPMTVEGQLNECCDKLKKLRAQLNKFEELLAEANSQVGAPPLHPTARTNGQAPTQATSIGSNSESLSRSASESSVSTGTGTGGAGARAAGGSPESGLGGELAAVHSDHHANGDHDHDPDNDHDNDHESDFDYYYCEPDLQPVGYCKALYAFEGIGSGSTMKMECGERLLVLETDAGDGWTRVRRHHTREEGFVPTTYIATTLYADANAH